The Candidatus Neomarinimicrobiota bacterium DNA window ATGCTATCACCCACGGCATCGGCGTGCTGCTGAGCATTGCGGCACTGGTGATTTTGATTGAAAAAGCAGTTCGGGAAGGCACAACCTGGCATGTGATCAGCTATACCATATTTGGTGCCAGTATGATCTTGCTCTATCTCATGTCCACCCTTTACCACAGTCTGCCCTGGGCTGGTGCCCGGAACGTGTTTGCCCGCCTGGATCATTCCGCGATTTTCGTCCTGATTGCCGGGACCTATACACCCTATACCCTGACGGTACTCAGGGGTACCCGGGGATGGGTAATATTTGGTCTGGTCTGGGGAATTACTGTCGTAGGCGTGGTGCTGAAAACTATCTACCTGGATAAATATCATACCGCATCGACCTGGATCTACCTGGCCATGGGATGGCTTATCCTTATCGCCGGTCCCGATCTCTTCCGCCTGCTCTCCCATAAAAGCCTGGTTTACCTGATTGTCGGCGGTGT harbors:
- a CDS encoding hemolysin III family protein, which produces MKKSTRKFLMDYSTSEEIANAITHGIGVLLSIAALVILIEKAVREGTTWHVISYTIFGASMILLYLMSTLYHSLPWAGARNVFARLDHSAIFVLIAGTYTPYTLTVLRGTRGWVIFGLVWGITVVGVVLKTIYLDKYHTASTWIYLAMGWLILIAGPDLFRLLSHKSLVYLIVGGVFYTVGFIFYRMKRVAWTHPIWHLFVLAGTLFHFFSVLYLTS